From Haloarcula rubripromontorii, the proteins below share one genomic window:
- a CDS encoding pirin family protein, whose product MTSSESHASTDGPIAGEMVRHGTGVNSNRAFPTESYPSSLDPFVLFEQFYIDPTKGFPMHPHRGFEIVSYMIAGGMEHEDSLGVANTAYENDAMRITTGSGIRHSEFPADGQACTGLQLWVNLPQAEKDADPDYVDASADSLPTEEQDGATVTTVIGGDSPISLHTPMEYLDVAVADTWTWSVPEGWSGFLYGVTGSGTVDGHSFTEGDVLPITDARSVALQNDESLRVVAVSGRPHGEPIRQRGPYVL is encoded by the coding sequence ATGACCAGCAGCGAGTCTCACGCGTCGACTGATGGCCCTATCGCTGGGGAGATGGTCCGACACGGGACAGGCGTGAATTCGAACCGTGCGTTTCCGACGGAGAGCTATCCGTCCAGTCTGGACCCATTTGTCCTGTTCGAGCAGTTTTACATCGACCCTACCAAGGGGTTCCCGATGCACCCGCACCGCGGGTTCGAGATCGTCTCGTACATGATAGCGGGTGGAATGGAACACGAGGACTCGCTGGGCGTTGCAAACACTGCATACGAGAACGACGCGATGCGTATCACGACCGGCAGCGGGATACGTCACTCCGAATTCCCTGCCGACGGGCAGGCCTGCACAGGACTACAGCTCTGGGTGAATTTGCCGCAGGCCGAGAAGGACGCTGATCCGGACTACGTCGACGCGTCGGCCGACTCGCTGCCGACAGAAGAACAGGATGGCGCAACGGTCACGACGGTTATTGGCGGGGACTCACCGATTAGCCTCCATACGCCGATGGAGTATCTTGATGTCGCTGTGGCCGACACGTGGACGTGGTCGGTTCCGGAGGGGTGGTCCGGATTTCTCTACGGTGTCACCGGTAGCGGAACGGTCGATGGCCATTCGTTCACAGAGGGTGATGTGCTGCCAATCACCGACGCGCGGTCGGTGGCGCTCCAAAACGATGAGTCGCTCCGTGTCGTCGCTGTCTCGGGCCGCCCACACGGCGAGCCGATCCGGCAGCGCGGGCCGTACGTTCTGTGA
- a CDS encoding DUF7553 family protein translates to MNRHFEDARYYLKRAGETATKGVKEELGPVEERFRELTGKEEEPEPSRLEAVKADLKELQEKAEGEAEEAIADAREKIGDYRGKSETEA, encoded by the coding sequence ATGAACAGGCACTTCGAAGACGCACGATACTACCTGAAACGCGCCGGGGAGACCGCTACCAAAGGCGTCAAGGAAGAGCTCGGACCGGTCGAGGAACGCTTTCGCGAACTCACCGGGAAAGAAGAAGAGCCCGAACCCAGCCGACTGGAGGCGGTCAAAGCGGACCTGAAGGAACTACAGGAGAAAGCCGAGGGCGAAGCCGAGGAAGCGATTGCCGACGCTCGCGAGAAAATCGGAGACTACCGCGGCAAAAGCGAGACCGAAGCGTAG
- a CDS encoding MBL fold metallo-hydrolase: MFTRVSIPTPFQVGPVNAYLARRTIVDPGPDSEEAWSRLVEALEARELSPDDIEQVLVTHPHPDHFGMANRFAERGARVLASKPGAAIMRDFAAQLHTEQSYFADFFERCGVSRETAETVTQLPEAFLPYAQSVDTDRALTAGDTVTVDDTELTIDTVQGHSAGEIIFSYDFQGRCEAIVGDNVLGDITPNPFLQVPDKSGTRPRVLPAFNDSLRWLREQGHDRFLTGHREPVESPQERIDDILAEHDQRTAEVADIVSGGATTPSDVMTALFGDLPATEYFAGMSEAVGHLDVLEVTGRIEKRESGGVFVYESA; this comes from the coding sequence ATGTTCACACGGGTGTCGATTCCGACGCCGTTTCAGGTCGGGCCAGTCAATGCATACCTCGCGCGTCGAACGATTGTCGATCCGGGACCTGACAGTGAGGAAGCGTGGTCGCGGCTTGTCGAAGCGCTCGAAGCACGCGAGCTGTCACCGGATGACATCGAGCAAGTGCTGGTCACACACCCACACCCGGACCATTTCGGCATGGCAAACCGGTTCGCCGAGCGGGGGGCGCGTGTCCTCGCCAGCAAGCCGGGAGCAGCGATCATGCGTGATTTCGCGGCGCAGCTACACACCGAACAGTCCTATTTTGCGGATTTCTTCGAGCGGTGTGGCGTCTCACGTGAGACTGCCGAAACTGTCACACAGTTACCGGAAGCCTTCCTGCCATACGCCCAGAGCGTCGACACCGACCGCGCGCTCACGGCCGGCGACACCGTCACCGTCGACGACACAGAACTAACCATCGACACCGTTCAGGGCCACTCTGCGGGCGAAATCATCTTCTCGTACGACTTTCAGGGTCGTTGTGAAGCAATCGTCGGCGACAACGTCTTGGGCGACATCACACCCAATCCGTTCCTGCAGGTGCCAGACAAGAGCGGGACGCGGCCCCGGGTGTTGCCGGCGTTCAACGACTCGCTCCGGTGGCTCCGCGAGCAGGGTCACGACCGCTTTCTCACTGGCCATCGCGAGCCAGTCGAATCACCGCAGGAACGAATCGATGACATCCTCGCGGAACACGACCAGCGTACTGCAGAGGTCGCTGACATCGTCTCCGGCGGGGCGACGACGCCCAGCGACGTGATGACAGCGTTGTTCGGCGACCTCCCGGCTACGGAGTACTTTGCCGGGATGAGTGAGGCCGTCGGTCATCTAGACGTACTCGAAGTCACTGGCCGCATCGAGAAACGCGAGAGCGGCGGCGTGTTCGTCTACGAGTCGGCGTAA
- a CDS encoding NADH-quinone oxidoreductase subunit N: protein MVALPDWMALAPALSLALASLVLLLSDSVNPDTTNTGLLAGISGVGSLLSFGFAGWFITAGTGMANDTGVALFNNQLVIDQMALFFMAIVGSVTTLVVLASYDYIASHDYQAEFFSLVLLSATGMSLLSAANSLATAFIALELVSLPSYALVAFLKHNKGSVEAGLKYFLIGAVSSAVLAYGISLVYAATGVLRFDGVATAISSGTIQTISEGSIQAQSGEPAVPMAILGVGILMIIGGVAFKTASVPFHFWAPEAYEGAPAPISAFLSSASKAAGFVLAFRAFAVAFPIGDLLAAGGAINWVMAFQILAIATMFIGNFAAATQETVKRMLAYSSVGHAGYVLIGLAAVSGSGEGLSLSLSAGMSHLLVYGFMNTGAFLFIALAEYWGVGRRFEDYNGLGKEAPVACAAMTVFLFSLAGLPIGGGFFSKFYLFSATLNVGAWSLAAALIINSALSLFYYSRVVKAMWIEEPNGSRTIESYPMGLYTAVVGAAVVTVLLVPGFNRVSEIAFQAAQLL, encoded by the coding sequence ATGGTCGCACTCCCTGACTGGATGGCGCTCGCCCCGGCACTCTCGCTGGCCCTCGCCTCCCTGGTGTTGCTGCTGTCGGACTCAGTCAACCCAGACACGACGAACACGGGGCTGCTAGCCGGTATCTCGGGCGTCGGCTCGCTACTGTCCTTCGGGTTCGCCGGCTGGTTTATCACCGCCGGCACCGGGATGGCAAACGACACCGGCGTCGCACTGTTCAATAATCAGCTCGTCATCGACCAGATGGCCCTGTTTTTCATGGCCATCGTCGGTAGCGTCACGACACTGGTCGTGCTCGCGAGCTACGACTACATCGCCAGCCACGACTACCAGGCCGAGTTCTTCTCGCTGGTGCTGCTGTCTGCGACCGGGATGAGTCTCCTGAGCGCGGCCAACAGCCTGGCGACGGCGTTCATCGCCCTCGAACTGGTGTCGCTACCGTCCTATGCGCTCGTCGCCTTCCTCAAGCACAACAAAGGGAGCGTCGAGGCAGGCCTGAAGTACTTCCTCATCGGCGCGGTGTCCTCGGCGGTGCTGGCTTACGGCATCTCGCTGGTGTACGCTGCGACGGGCGTGCTGCGATTTGACGGCGTCGCGACGGCTATCTCCAGTGGCACGATCCAGACCATCTCCGAGGGGTCGATACAGGCCCAATCCGGCGAGCCAGCCGTCCCGATGGCTATCCTCGGCGTCGGTATCCTGATGATCATCGGCGGCGTCGCGTTCAAGACCGCCTCCGTGCCGTTCCACTTCTGGGCACCAGAGGCGTACGAAGGCGCACCGGCACCGATCTCGGCGTTCCTTTCCTCGGCGTCGAAGGCCGCCGGGTTCGTGCTGGCGTTCCGCGCCTTCGCCGTCGCCTTCCCCATCGGCGACCTGCTCGCCGCTGGTGGAGCGATCAACTGGGTGATGGCGTTCCAGATCCTCGCCATCGCGACGATGTTCATCGGGAACTTCGCCGCCGCGACCCAGGAGACGGTCAAGCGGATGCTGGCCTACTCCAGCGTCGGCCACGCCGGCTACGTCCTCATCGGGCTTGCCGCCGTGTCCGGCTCCGGCGAGGGGCTGAGCCTCAGCCTGAGCGCCGGGATGTCCCACCTGCTCGTCTACGGCTTCATGAACACGGGCGCGTTCCTGTTCATCGCGCTGGCCGAGTACTGGGGCGTCGGCCGACGCTTCGAGGACTACAACGGTCTCGGCAAGGAAGCGCCGGTCGCCTGCGCAGCGATGACGGTGTTCCTGTTCAGCCTCGCCGGCTTGCCAATCGGTGGCGGGTTCTTCTCGAAGTTCTACCTGTTCTCGGCGACGCTCAACGTCGGCGCGTGGTCGCTGGCCGCCGCGCTTATCATCAATAGCGCGCTCAGCCTGTTCTACTACTCCCGCGTCGTCAAGGCGATGTGGATCGAAGAACCGAACGGCAGTCGGACCATCGAGTCCTATCCGATGGGACTGTACACCGCCGTGGTTGGTGCCGCGGTCGTGACTGTCCTGCTCGTCCCTGGCTTCAACCGCGTGTCCGAAATCGCGTTCCAGGCCGCGCAGTTGCTGTAA
- a CDS encoding complex I subunit 4 family protein, which translates to MWVAALLLVTLLGTGLVFLSPDRYAGKLAAAVSAVPALGSIYMYWVYLTQYGGTGNALLSPADIAFGQQIPWITLGELEVSYYVGLDGISMPLLALTTVLTTLAIVSAWTPIDERQSQFYGLMLFMEVSLIGVFSALDFFLWFVFWEGVLIPMYLLIGVWGGPRRKYAAIKFFVYTNVASLIMFAGLFALVFSTDLTSLSLPAMAEAFRTASGLPTIAGVNLMTISFIMMFFGFAVKVPVFPLHTWLPDAHVEAPTPVSVMLAGVLLKMGTYALLRFNFTMLADTARALAVPLAIIGVVSVIYGAMLALAQRDLKRIVAYSSISSMGYVILGLVAFTPYGMGGATFQMIAHGLISGLMFMAVGVIYNTTHTRMVGDMSGLADRMPWTVGIFVAAAFGYMGLPLMAGFAGEYFIFQGSFNAPTLGGAAPVLTSLAMFGIVIVAGYLLWAMQRTLFGAFSLETDYEVSPAAFHDVAPLAVLLLLVIALGVAPDLSFAMIQDSISPVLEIGGGA; encoded by the coding sequence ATGTGGGTCGCTGCACTCCTGCTCGTGACCCTGCTGGGAACCGGCCTCGTGTTCCTCTCGCCTGACCGGTACGCCGGGAAGCTCGCCGCTGCCGTCAGTGCGGTGCCGGCGCTTGGCAGCATCTACATGTACTGGGTGTACCTCACGCAGTACGGCGGCACGGGTAACGCTCTGCTGTCGCCTGCCGATATCGCGTTCGGCCAGCAGATCCCGTGGATCACGCTGGGTGAACTGGAAGTGTCGTACTACGTTGGCCTCGACGGCATCAGCATGCCGCTGCTCGCGCTGACGACGGTCCTGACGACGCTCGCTATCGTCTCGGCGTGGACGCCAATCGACGAGCGCCAGTCCCAGTTCTACGGGCTGATGCTGTTCATGGAAGTGAGCCTCATCGGCGTGTTCTCCGCGCTCGATTTCTTCCTCTGGTTCGTCTTCTGGGAGGGCGTCCTCATTCCGATGTACCTGCTCATCGGCGTGTGGGGCGGCCCGCGCCGGAAGTACGCCGCGATCAAGTTCTTCGTCTACACGAACGTGGCGTCGCTGATCATGTTCGCGGGCCTGTTCGCGCTCGTGTTCAGCACTGACCTCACGTCGCTGTCCCTACCTGCGATGGCCGAGGCGTTCCGCACCGCGAGCGGCCTGCCGACCATCGCCGGCGTCAACCTGATGACCATCTCCTTCATCATGATGTTCTTCGGGTTCGCGGTGAAGGTGCCAGTCTTCCCGCTGCACACGTGGCTCCCCGACGCCCACGTCGAGGCCCCGACGCCGGTGTCGGTCATGCTGGCCGGGGTTCTCCTGAAGATGGGGACCTACGCTCTGCTGCGGTTCAACTTCACGATGCTTGCGGACACTGCACGGGCGCTCGCGGTTCCGCTTGCAATCATCGGCGTCGTCAGCGTCATCTACGGCGCGATGCTCGCGCTGGCACAGCGCGACCTCAAGCGCATCGTCGCCTACTCCTCGATTTCGTCGATGGGTTATGTCATCCTTGGGCTGGTCGCGTTCACGCCCTACGGTATGGGCGGAGCGACCTTCCAGATGATCGCCCACGGCCTCATCTCGGGGCTGATGTTCATGGCCGTCGGCGTCATTTACAACACGACGCACACGCGCATGGTCGGCGACATGTCCGGTCTCGCGGACCGCATGCCATGGACGGTCGGCATCTTCGTCGCCGCAGCCTTCGGCTACATGGGCCTGCCGCTGATGGCCGGCTTCGCCGGGGAGTACTTCATCTTCCAGGGCTCGTTCAACGCACCGACGCTCGGTGGAGCCGCGCCGGTGTTGACCTCGCTGGCGATGTTCGGCATCGTCATCGTCGCCGGCTACCTGCTGTGGGCCATGCAGCGCACGCTGTTCGGTGCCTTCAGCCTGGAAACGGACTACGAGGTCAGCCCGGCCGCGTTCCACGATGTCGCGCCGCTGGCCGTGTTGCTCCTGCTGGTCATCGCACTCGGCGTCGCTCCGGACCTCTCCTTTGCCATGATACAGGACTCGATATCACCGGTTCTCGAAATCGGAGGTGGTGCATAG
- the nuoL gene encoding NADH-quinone oxidoreductase subunit L, which produces MAAFTYAPAIVLLPFVSFLVALFAGDRMPKGGALAGITATGGSLLLSIWVALTVAGGEVHNEILYTWTASVESLRLNFGLLLDPLSALMLLIVCLISFLVHIFSLGYMNDEGETGLPRYYAGLGLFTASMLGFVVANNLLMAFMFFELVGLCSYLLIGFWFRDDGPPSAAKKAFLVTRFGDYFFLIGVVGIFATFGTGLFAPITQGGEVVAESFPMLAEHAIVDGEVEGIAMLETVGMGPQAWFTVLGLLVLGGVVGKSAQFPLHTWLPDAMEGPTPVSALIHAATMVAAGVYLVARMYGFYALSPTALAVIALIGGFTALFAATMGLVKQEIKQVLAYSTISQYGYMMLALGSGGYIAAVFHLTTHAVFKALLFLGAGSVIIAMHHNENMWDMGGLKDRMPVTYWTFLAGSLALAGIVPFAGFWSKDEVLYEALIHGFGTEGGLGTAYLAAYAMGLLAVFFTGFYTFRMVYLTFHGDARSDTARDPEPVRWNVKGPLTVLGILATTIGFINMAPVKKLTGAEIDFLHKWLTGPEEGGWPALLSTDLHHYEELLHNVPHVDPAYPLGGETGTLLVSAALSLGLALAGVFVARSLYAGADPVEHTDKLGGLKTLLMHNYYQDEYQVWLATGVTYPLARAMNKFDQGVVDGVVNGISSVSLFGGSRIRRIQSGVVSNYATLLTLGLVLLLAAFGIMGGWF; this is translated from the coding sequence ATGGCTGCATTCACATACGCTCCGGCGATTGTCCTGCTGCCGTTCGTATCGTTCCTCGTCGCGCTGTTCGCTGGCGACCGCATGCCGAAAGGCGGCGCGTTAGCTGGCATCACTGCGACGGGCGGGTCGCTCCTGCTGTCGATCTGGGTCGCACTGACGGTGGCTGGCGGTGAGGTTCACAACGAGATACTGTACACGTGGACCGCAAGCGTCGAGTCGCTCCGGCTGAACTTCGGCCTGCTGCTCGACCCGCTGTCTGCGCTCATGCTGCTTATTGTCTGTCTCATCTCGTTCCTCGTCCACATCTTCTCGCTTGGCTACATGAACGACGAGGGCGAGACTGGCCTTCCGCGCTATTACGCCGGGCTCGGCCTGTTCACGGCGAGCATGCTCGGGTTCGTCGTCGCCAACAACCTCCTGATGGCGTTCATGTTCTTCGAGCTGGTGGGCCTGTGTTCGTACCTGCTCATCGGCTTCTGGTTCCGCGACGACGGCCCGCCGAGCGCCGCGAAGAAGGCGTTCCTGGTCACCCGCTTCGGTGACTATTTCTTCCTCATCGGCGTCGTCGGCATCTTCGCCACGTTCGGGACTGGTCTGTTCGCCCCGATTACGCAGGGCGGCGAAGTGGTCGCCGAGAGCTTCCCGATGCTTGCCGAACACGCCATCGTCGACGGCGAGGTCGAAGGGATCGCAATGCTGGAGACGGTCGGCATGGGACCACAGGCCTGGTTCACTGTGCTTGGCCTCCTTGTGCTGGGCGGTGTGGTCGGTAAGTCCGCGCAGTTCCCACTGCACACGTGGCTGCCTGACGCGATGGAAGGTCCGACGCCGGTCTCGGCGCTGATCCACGCGGCGACGATGGTCGCAGCCGGTGTGTACCTCGTCGCACGGATGTACGGCTTCTACGCGCTCTCGCCGACGGCACTGGCCGTCATCGCTCTCATCGGCGGCTTCACCGCGCTGTTTGCGGCAACGATGGGCCTGGTCAAACAGGAAATCAAGCAAGTGCTCGCGTACTCCACCATCTCCCAGTACGGGTACATGATGCTCGCGCTGGGGTCAGGTGGCTACATCGCTGCGGTCTTCCACCTGACGACCCACGCCGTGTTCAAGGCGCTCCTGTTCCTCGGCGCGGGGTCGGTCATCATCGCCATGCACCACAACGAGAACATGTGGGACATGGGCGGTCTGAAAGACCGGATGCCGGTGACCTACTGGACGTTCCTCGCCGGCTCGCTCGCACTCGCCGGCATCGTTCCCTTCGCCGGCTTCTGGTCGAAAGACGAGGTGCTGTACGAGGCGCTCATCCACGGCTTCGGTACCGAGGGTGGCCTCGGAACGGCCTACCTCGCGGCGTACGCGATGGGGCTGCTCGCCGTGTTCTTCACCGGCTTCTACACCTTCCGGATGGTGTACCTGACGTTCCACGGCGACGCGCGCTCGGACACTGCACGCGACCCCGAGCCCGTCCGCTGGAACGTCAAGGGCCCGCTGACGGTCCTTGGCATCCTCGCCACGACCATCGGGTTCATCAATATGGCCCCGGTCAAGAAGCTCACCGGTGCGGAGATCGACTTCCTCCACAAGTGGCTGACCGGACCCGAAGAGGGCGGCTGGCCGGCCCTTCTCTCGACGGATCTACACCACTACGAGGAGCTGCTCCACAATGTGCCCCACGTCGACCCGGCGTATCCGCTGGGTGGTGAGACCGGGACACTGCTGGTTTCAGCAGCCCTCTCGCTCGGGCTGGCGCTCGCCGGTGTGTTCGTCGCCCGGAGCCTCTATGCTGGTGCCGATCCGGTCGAGCATACGGACAAGCTTGGCGGTCTGAAGACGCTACTCATGCACAACTACTACCAGGACGAATATCAGGTGTGGCTCGCGACGGGTGTCACCTACCCGCTCGCCCGTGCGATGAACAAGTTCGACCAGGGTGTCGTCGACGGCGTCGTCAACGGCATCTCCAGCGTGAGCCTGTTCGGCGGCAGCCGCATCCGACGCATCCAGTCCGGCGTCGTCAGCAACTACGCGACGTTGCTGACGCTTGGACTCGTGCTCTTGCTTGCCGCCTTCGGCATCATGGGAGGGTGGTTCTAG
- the nuoK gene encoding NADH-quinone oxidoreductase subunit NuoK, with the protein MIPAETYLLLSAAIFCIGLFGILTRRNALIFLMSVELMLNAANINLVAFSLQHGNLTGQVFTLFTMALAAAEVAIGIGIVLVLYRNFTDVDVTKATTMRW; encoded by the coding sequence GTGATTCCGGCTGAGACGTATCTCCTCCTGTCGGCGGCCATATTCTGTATCGGTCTGTTCGGCATCCTCACCCGACGGAACGCGCTCATCTTCCTGATGTCCGTCGAGCTGATGCTGAACGCTGCGAATATCAACCTCGTCGCGTTCTCGCTGCAACACGGGAACCTCACCGGCCAGGTGTTCACCCTGTTCACGATGGCACTCGCCGCCGCGGAGGTCGCCATCGGAATCGGTATCGTCCTGGTCCTGTACCGCAACTTCACAGACGTGGACGTGACGAAGGCGACGACGATGAGGTGGTAA
- a CDS encoding NADH-quinone oxidoreductase subunit J — protein MALAESIAFALFAIVTVSSAAGVVLVRDVWHSALLLGVSLVSVAVFYVMNQAAFVATMQILVYVGGVLVLITFAVMLTREDESVIEVTP, from the coding sequence ATGGCACTGGCAGAGTCAATTGCGTTCGCGCTGTTCGCTATCGTAACGGTGAGCAGCGCTGCGGGCGTCGTGTTAGTCCGGGACGTCTGGCACTCGGCGCTGTTACTGGGCGTTTCACTCGTCAGCGTCGCAGTGTTCTACGTAATGAACCAGGCGGCGTTCGTCGCAACGATGCAGATCCTGGTGTACGTCGGCGGCGTCCTCGTCCTCATCACCTTCGCGGTGATGCTGACCCGCGAGGACGAGTCGGTGATCGAGGTGACACCATGA
- a CDS encoding NuoI/complex I 23 kDa subunit family protein, whose product MIGILKSMATTMKHALDGETFTVEYPDVAPEVSPRFRGVHKWSQERCIWCRQCENVCPNNTIQIVMDEQRNGEQYNLHIGQCIYCRLCEEVCPTDAILLTQNFEFTADTKDEFAYDKEQLKNVPWYKDIDPLESREPDRGAWIGEGDGEVDYQ is encoded by the coding sequence ATGATTGGAATCCTGAAATCAATGGCGACGACGATGAAACACGCCCTCGACGGGGAGACGTTCACGGTGGAGTATCCGGACGTCGCCCCCGAGGTGAGCCCCCGCTTCCGCGGTGTCCACAAGTGGAGCCAGGAGCGGTGTATCTGGTGTCGGCAGTGCGAGAACGTCTGTCCGAACAACACGATCCAGATCGTGATGGACGAGCAGCGCAACGGCGAGCAGTACAACCTCCACATCGGCCAGTGTATCTACTGTCGGCTGTGTGAGGAGGTCTGTCCGACCGACGCGATCCTGCTGACCCAGAACTTCGAGTTCACCGCGGACACGAAAGACGAGTTCGCCTACGACAAGGAACAACTCAAGAACGTGCCGTGGTACAAGGATATCGACCCGCTGGAGTCCCGCGAACCCGACCGGGGCGCGTGGATCGGCGAGGGCGACGGCGAAGTGGATTACCAATAA
- a CDS encoding complex I subunit 1/NuoH family protein, with amino-acid sequence MQSAPLPETLANLLGQDPNSTAVMIVMSLVGAGLIGTLMMTNTALAGPWAKRKITAAFTDRIAVDRIGPYGLFIIVADAVRLLSKELIVPEGVDRPAWDLAPLIIASTALLGFAVIPMGNGIHLADPEVGLAYVFAVASTTSIGLVMAGYASNNKYSFLGGLRAVAQNLAYEIPLILTGASVVIFAGSLQMSEIVAAQQQSLIGPLPSWYAFVNPFAFVLFMIANLAEVGRNPFDIPEAPTEIVAGYQTEYSSVYFVLIYLGEFIHIFLGGAIIATIFLGGPAGPVLPGIVWFLIKIWGVFLFTQWARSAVPRVRIDQLIEIGWKGMLVLSLANLMLTAVIVGVTV; translated from the coding sequence ATGCAGTCGGCGCCGTTACCAGAAACGCTCGCGAACCTGCTGGGGCAGGATCCCAACAGCACGGCCGTCATGATCGTGATGAGCCTCGTCGGGGCCGGACTCATCGGGACGCTCATGATGACGAACACGGCGCTTGCCGGTCCGTGGGCGAAGCGAAAGATTACGGCCGCGTTCACTGATCGTATCGCCGTCGACCGGATCGGCCCGTACGGGCTGTTCATTATCGTGGCTGACGCCGTTCGCCTGCTGTCGAAGGAACTCATCGTTCCAGAAGGCGTCGACCGACCGGCATGGGACCTCGCGCCGCTGATTATTGCCAGCACTGCGTTGCTTGGCTTTGCCGTGATTCCGATGGGGAACGGCATCCACCTCGCCGATCCCGAAGTCGGGCTTGCGTACGTGTTCGCCGTGGCTTCGACCACGTCGATCGGCCTCGTGATGGCCGGGTACGCGTCGAACAACAAGTACTCGTTCCTCGGCGGGCTGCGCGCCGTCGCGCAGAACCTCGCCTACGAGATCCCGCTCATCCTGACGGGCGCGTCGGTCGTCATCTTCGCCGGCTCACTCCAGATGAGCGAGATCGTCGCCGCACAGCAGCAGTCGCTGATCGGGCCGCTGCCGTCGTGGTACGCGTTCGTGAACCCCTTCGCGTTCGTCCTGTTCATGATCGCGAACCTCGCGGAGGTCGGCCGGAACCCGTTCGACATCCCGGAGGCGCCGACAGAGATTGTCGCCGGCTACCAGACCGAGTACTCCTCAGTGTACTTCGTCCTGATCTATCTCGGGGAGTTCATCCACATCTTCCTCGGTGGGGCAATCATCGCCACGATCTTCCTCGGTGGACCGGCCGGTCCGGTCCTCCCGGGCATCGTCTGGTTCCTCATCAAGATCTGGGGCGTCTTCCTGTTCACGCAGTGGGCCCGCTCGGCGGTCCCGCGTGTCCGGATCGATCAGCTCATCGAGATCGGCTGGAAGGGAATGCTGGTGCTGTCGCTGGCGAACCTGATGCTGACCGCAGTTATTGTCGGGGTGACCGTCTGA